One Chryseobacterium indoltheticum DNA segment encodes these proteins:
- a CDS encoding glycosyltransferase has protein sequence MPKILFLTTAHNFDDDRIFFHQAKELVINNFDVKICSLTSYFKGEIDGIEIESFDILNESVQTKIQKFTEVCNSFQPDCIICSEPIAVIAAKKFSKTKKVSIVYDITEWYPAMSMLQNYNFLMKWVHGFKFFLIQLYAGFLSTYFIFGEETKKFPLAYFFPFKKKIILPYYPHERFVSENIKELKPNEITLCYTGAISEDKGIGNFFNAVEELHKRNPQLNIKILIVGSTRKIEDEIYFSDILAQSSVKNIEIRKPTSFEEFTKAFADADICFDLRNFNFENHHSLPIKLFYYIGAGKPIIYSDLKGIRKHIDVSDFGYLVNPNYSKKIADYIEAYLNEPKLYHLHAANARKEFMQNYNWNVIKNSFVNFIKNSLPKNNP, from the coding sequence ATGCCAAAAATTCTATTCTTAACCACTGCACATAATTTTGATGATGACAGAATCTTTTTTCATCAGGCAAAAGAATTGGTTATAAATAATTTTGACGTTAAGATTTGTAGTTTAACAAGCTATTTTAAAGGGGAAATTGATGGTATTGAGATTGAGTCTTTTGATATTTTAAACGAATCTGTACAGACAAAAATTCAGAAATTTACGGAAGTCTGCAATTCTTTTCAGCCGGATTGTATCATTTGTTCTGAACCGATTGCCGTAATTGCGGCTAAAAAATTCAGTAAAACGAAAAAAGTAAGTATCGTTTACGATATCACAGAATGGTATCCTGCAATGTCGATGCTTCAGAATTACAATTTTCTGATGAAATGGGTTCATGGATTCAAATTTTTTCTGATTCAGCTGTACGCTGGTTTTTTAAGTACTTATTTTATCTTTGGTGAAGAAACTAAAAAGTTTCCATTGGCTTATTTTTTTCCTTTTAAAAAGAAAATCATCCTGCCGTATTATCCTCACGAACGATTCGTTTCTGAAAACATTAAGGAATTAAAGCCAAATGAAATAACGCTTTGTTACACAGGCGCAATTTCAGAAGATAAAGGAATCGGAAATTTTTTCAATGCAGTTGAAGAACTTCATAAAAGAAATCCTCAGTTAAATATCAAAATTTTGATTGTTGGTTCTACGAGAAAAATAGAGGACGAAATTTATTTCTCGGATATTCTTGCCCAATCTTCAGTCAAAAATATCGAAATCAGAAAACCGACTTCTTTCGAAGAATTTACAAAAGCTTTTGCTGATGCTGATATTTGTTTTGACTTAAGGAATTTTAATTTTGAAAATCATCATTCGCTGCCTATTAAACTTTTCTATTATATCGGAGCGGGAAAACCCATTATCTATTCAGATTTAAAAGGAATCAGAAAGCATATTGATGTTTCTGATTTTGGATATTTGGTGAATCCAAATTATTCTAAAAAGATTGCAGATTATATTGAAGCTTATCTTAACGAACCAAAACTTTATCATCTTCATGCAGCCAATGCCAGAAAAGAGTTTATGCAAAATTACAATTGGAATGTCATCAAGAATTCTTTTGTTAACTTTATCAAAAATTCTTTACCAAAAAACAATCCATGA
- a CDS encoding (Fe-S)-binding protein, whose amino-acid sequence MDFNIKTMAEYAMEGKSPEVLFWVGCAGSFDDRAKKITKAFCKILNKIGVEFAVLGQEESCTGDPAKRAGNEFVFQMMAMTNIEVLNAYEVKKIVTACPHCFNTLKNEYPNLGGNYEVIHHTQFLKELMNEGRLKIEGGSFKGKKITFHDPCYLGRANNEYEAPRMLLEKLDAELVEMKRCKTNGLCCGAGGAQMFKEPEKGKKDINVERTEEALSFEPKIIATGCPFCNTMLTDGVKHFNKNNEVEVKDIVELLAEAEDL is encoded by the coding sequence ATGGATTTCAATATAAAAACAATGGCGGAATACGCAATGGAAGGCAAATCTCCGGAAGTTCTCTTCTGGGTAGGTTGCGCTGGAAGTTTCGATGACAGAGCCAAAAAGATAACTAAAGCGTTCTGCAAAATTTTAAATAAAATAGGTGTAGAATTCGCTGTTTTAGGACAGGAAGAAAGCTGTACCGGTGATCCTGCTAAACGTGCCGGAAATGAATTTGTTTTCCAGATGATGGCAATGACGAACATTGAAGTTCTGAATGCTTATGAAGTAAAAAAAATCGTTACGGCTTGTCCGCACTGTTTCAATACGCTTAAAAATGAATATCCTAATTTAGGTGGAAACTATGAAGTTATTCATCACACACAGTTCTTAAAAGAGTTGATGAATGAAGGCAGACTGAAGATTGAAGGCGGAAGTTTTAAAGGAAAAAAAATCACATTCCACGATCCTTGTTATTTGGGTAGAGCCAATAATGAGTATGAAGCTCCGAGAATGCTTTTAGAAAAGTTGGATGCCGAATTAGTTGAAATGAAACGTTGCAAAACCAATGGTCTTTGCTGCGGTGCAGGTGGAGCACAGATGTTTAAAGAACCTGAAAAAGGGAAAAAAGATATCAATGTAGAAAGAACAGAAGAAGCGCTTTCTTTCGAGCCGAAGATCATTGCTACAGGTTGCCCGTTCTGTAATACCATGTTGACTGATGGTGTGAAACATTTTAATAAAAATAACGAAGTTGAAGTAAAAGATATCGTAGAACTTTTGGCTGAAGCTGAAGATTTGTAA
- a CDS encoding (Fe-S)-binding protein — translation MQYLDNVFFLILLIAGFGLFGKSLYKIYRNIRLGREINRSDRKAERWETMARVAMGQSRMVKRPIAGILHLFVYVGFVIINIELIEIIVDGIFGTHRFLATIFGHTFYNFFTATLEILAILVIIGVVLFFIRRNFYGVKRLTMKELFGWPKNDANWILIIEFALMVAFFTMNSSDFILQQRGVLAAHGSFPISEMTLVPFLEIFSFDTVFLEIVERGAWWFHFIGILFFMNYLYYSKHLHIILAFPSTWYANLDLYGKFNNLESVTKEIKLMMDPNADPYAAPAEGAEEAPSKFGAEDVFDLNQVQLLNAYSCTECGRCTSVCPANITGKKLSPRLILMKTRDRLEEVGRNIDKNGKFEDDGKKLLNDYITKEELWACTTCNACTEACPVLLDPLSIIFEMRRFLVMEQSAAPQELNLMMTNVENNAAPWQYNQADRLNWAKD, via the coding sequence ATGCAGTATCTTGATAATGTATTTTTCCTGATTTTACTTATTGCTGGTTTTGGGCTTTTCGGAAAAAGTCTTTATAAAATCTACAGAAACATCAGATTAGGAAGAGAAATAAACCGAAGTGACAGAAAAGCTGAGCGATGGGAAACTATGGCAAGAGTCGCAATGGGACAGAGCAGAATGGTAAAAAGACCTATTGCGGGCATTTTACACCTTTTTGTATATGTTGGTTTCGTAATTATTAATATTGAATTAATAGAAATTATTGTTGACGGGATCTTTGGAACTCATCGGTTCTTAGCAACAATTTTCGGACATACTTTCTATAATTTTTTCACAGCAACATTAGAAATTCTGGCCATTTTGGTGATCATTGGTGTTGTATTGTTTTTTATTAGAAGAAATTTCTACGGAGTTAAGCGATTAACGATGAAAGAGCTTTTCGGATGGCCAAAAAATGATGCCAACTGGATTTTGATTATTGAGTTTGCTTTAATGGTCGCTTTCTTCACAATGAATTCTTCCGACTTCATTTTACAGCAAAGAGGAGTTTTGGCAGCGCATGGAAGTTTTCCAATTAGTGAAATGACTTTAGTACCATTTTTAGAAATATTCAGCTTTGATACTGTTTTTCTAGAAATCGTTGAAAGAGGAGCTTGGTGGTTTCACTTTATAGGGATTTTGTTCTTTATGAATTACCTTTATTATTCTAAACATTTACATATTATCCTTGCTTTTCCGAGTACCTGGTACGCCAATCTCGATTTGTACGGAAAATTCAATAATCTTGAATCTGTTACCAAAGAAATAAAATTGATGATGGATCCTAATGCAGATCCTTACGCAGCTCCGGCTGAAGGTGCTGAAGAAGCTCCGTCGAAATTTGGTGCGGAAGATGTTTTTGATTTGAATCAGGTTCAGTTATTAAATGCCTATTCTTGTACTGAATGTGGAAGATGTACTTCTGTGTGCCCTGCAAATATTACAGGCAAAAAACTGTCTCCGAGATTGATTTTAATGAAGACCAGAGACCGTTTGGAAGAAGTGGGAAGAAACATCGACAAAAACGGGAAGTTTGAAGATGATGGTAAAAAGTTGTTGAACGATTACATCACAAAAGAAGAACTTTGGGCTTGTACTACTTGCAATGCATGTACTGAGGCTTGTCCGGTGCTTTTAGATCCACTTTCTATTATTTTCGAAATGAGAAGATTCTTGGTGATGGAGCAATCTGCAGCGCCACAGGAATTAAATCTGATGATGACCAATGTAGAAAACAATGCCGCTCCTTGGCAATACAATCAGGCTGACCGTCTGAACTGGGCAAAAGACTAA
- a CDS encoding MlaD family protein → MKFSKELKAGLIALLAIVGFVILFQFMKGRSLFTTDNIFYAKYDNVEGLTQSSPVSINGLKVGQVDKIIPQTGKDGKLHFVVKITVDDNFEFSKNSNLEIFEPSLMGGKEMRVNLFYGGPTAKDGDTLKGAFKLGMMNSLSSQVGPVKDQLQTVLHRVDSLMANANQVMNAQNREEIKVLLHNLNRTVGALENTAGSVNRLVGNNDPKLQKVLDEASLTMQSGKTTLDKYGNLAESIDTKQLNQTIANLDQTVGKLNGVISGIDRGEGSLGKIMKDDQLYNNLNSASTNLNSLIEDMKANPKRYINFSVFGKNSKD, encoded by the coding sequence GTGAAATTCAGTAAAGAATTAAAGGCTGGTTTAATCGCACTTTTAGCCATTGTTGGCTTTGTGATTTTATTTCAGTTTATGAAAGGCAGAAGCCTTTTTACTACCGACAATATATTTTACGCAAAATATGATAATGTGGAAGGACTTACACAGTCTTCTCCGGTTTCCATTAATGGTCTCAAAGTAGGGCAGGTTGATAAAATCATCCCTCAGACAGGAAAAGATGGTAAATTGCACTTTGTTGTAAAAATCACCGTAGATGATAATTTTGAATTTTCAAAAAATTCAAATCTTGAGATTTTTGAACCTAGCTTAATGGGCGGTAAAGAAATGAGAGTCAATCTTTTTTACGGTGGTCCTACTGCAAAAGATGGTGATACTTTGAAAGGTGCATTCAAATTAGGAATGATGAACAGTCTTTCATCTCAGGTTGGTCCTGTGAAAGACCAGTTGCAGACTGTTTTGCATAGAGTAGATTCTTTGATGGCAAATGCCAATCAGGTGATGAATGCTCAAAACAGAGAAGAAATAAAAGTATTGCTTCATAATCTAAACAGAACCGTTGGTGCATTAGAAAATACAGCCGGAAGTGTAAACAGATTGGTTGGAAACAACGATCCTAAACTTCAGAAAGTTCTTGACGAAGCAAGTTTAACAATGCAAAGCGGTAAGACAACTTTAGACAAATACGGAAATCTTGCAGAAAGCATTGATACTAAACAATTGAATCAAACAATTGCCAACTTGGATCAAACTGTTGGAAAATTAAACGGTGTGATTTCAGGTATTGACAGAGGTGAAGGTAGCCTAGGGAAGATCATGAAAGATGATCAGTTGTACAACAATCTGAATTCTGCATCTACCAATCTGAATTCTTTGATTGAAGATATGAAGGCTAATCCTAAGAGATATATCAATTTCTCAGTTTTTGGTAAGAACAGTAAAGACTAA